The genome window AAGGCAGCCATGACCGTTGTGACATGTCTGTCGAGGAGGCCGTCACCGATATACTGGGCATGGACTTTTACGCATTCAAGCGTTCCATCCTGCTGGCACAGGGCGATTTTGCAGCCTTCCTGAAAGCCACTGCCGATGAGAGGAGACAGATCCTTGAAGCCACTACCGGCATGGGGCTGTTCGAACAGTTGAAGAAGAACCTGAAACTGCACCTCGACAAAGCCAGGAATGAACATGACCTGGCAGGGGCCGGTATGGAGAAGATCCCGCATGTGACTCCCGAGGATATACAGGTTGTTAAGGAAGAACTGTCCGGACTTGAGAGCGAGTTGCACCAGCTCAACGTGTCAAGGATATCGGTTCAGGAGGAAAAGGCCCGGGAGCAGCGGCGTGTGAATGCTTTTAAAGAACTGGAAGAAAACAGGCAGCGGCAGCAAGACCTTTTGACCAAGCAGCAAGAGATGGATGCCCTCCAGCACGAGATGCAGCGTGCACAGCAGGCTGCAGATATACGTTCAGAGCTGGAATCATACAAGACTGAAAAAAAGCGACTTGAAGACCTGCAGACCGAACTTGAAAAGGGAAGGATCGAGCAGGATAAGGCACAGCAGCAGAGGAGTGAAGCAAAATCAAAATATGATACTTCAATCCTTGAATTTGAAACATTCAGGGAAGAGGCCGGGCAGAAAAGAGAGACCTATAACGAGGCCGCCGTACTTGAAACCCGGGCGCGTGAGCAACGTGATGAAGCTGATAAACGCCAGCTTGAAGCCGATACCCTGAATGCAAAACTGGACGAACTGAAAAAGCTTATCGAACAGAAGAATGCCGAGATATTGGCACTTGAAACACAACTTGCCAGTGACCGGGAATACCTCAAGCACAATCCACTGCCCGATGATGCTGATGACCTGCTGACACGCGCTTCGCAGATCGCTGCCCAGCTGGGTGAAATGGCAAAGGCGCTCGGGCAAAAGCAGGAATTGCTGGCCAGGGAACAAAGTGAACACCGGGCAAAGATTGCAGAACTCAAAAAGGACTTGGAAGAAAGGACCACACTTGATGCCAGGAAAAACGATACCCTTGCCCACCTGGATACAAAAGAAAAAGCACTTGGACCCCTGACCGTTGAAGGGGATGAGCACTACTGGCGCACTATCAGTTCGGCATGGGATGAGGTGAGGGATGCGGGGGTGCGGTTCCTCGAGTCGTATGACAGGCTCAGCGCCACGTTTGACAAAACGTTGTCAACTCCTGCCGTCAATACATTCAATGAAACACTTCACGTGTTCAAGCACAGGACAGAGCTACAGAACCAGCAGCTTCTGAGGGCAGAGGAAAAGGTAAAGCGCTGTCTGGCCGAGGAGAAGGCAATTGCCGCCACCAACCAGGCCGATATTTTGCGAAGGGAACACCTTACAGCCGGCGAACCGTGCCCGGTATGCGGTTCAACTGAACACCCTGATGCGGGTAAATTCGAACCTGAAGGGTCTGGTTCGATTGACGTGGCACGGAAGAATGTAGGGGTCGCCGAGGCAGAACGGGAAACGGTAAAAAAAGAGATAGACTCAACAGTCCATGAACTCACTGTGCTTGCCAGGAGCAGGGTGAAGGCATGTAGTGAGCGATTATCTGGCATTGAAACCCTGGTAAAAGAAAAGGAATCTACCCAGAATGAGCTTAAACTCATCGAACAGCAGCTCCAGGCAAACAGTAATAATATCGAGACCCTGAACAGGCAGATTGAAAGCACGCAGCAGAAAATGCAGGGGATATCTGCTGAAATTCAAACGATCGAAGAGGACATTACCACAAGCAACGAGCAGTTCAGGGTGATCATACCGCCGGCGTTTGCAGATGAACTGCCGGTATCAGCGCTTGCTACATGTAAACAACACATCTCAAATGCCAGGAAATGCCTCAGCCGGCTTGAACAAAACGGCAGCAAAGTGGGAGAACTGAACGTTTTTGTCGTTGAAAGAACCAGGAGTCTTGAAGAGGATACGGTACGCCATAATAGTCTGCTGGAAACTGCCGCAGGATACAGGGTTGAGGGCAGCAGGCTGCTGGAGCAGGTCAGGGACATGACAGGCGGCATGGGAGTGGATGCCGCACGCTCAACACTGGAAGCCAGCCTTGAGAAAAAAGAAGAGTTGCGAAATGCTATACATGAAGATTACAAGTTGTCAGAAACCCAACTTACTGATATCACAGCCCGGTTAAAAGAGCAGGGAGCAGAACTGGACAGAACACGCAACGCTTGTGAAACGGCAAGGTCGGTATATATTCAGGCACTTGAAGACGCGGGGTTTGAGTCTACCGAAGCGCACCTGGCATGCTTCAGGGAAGTGGCATGGCAAAACGAGACAAAACAGGTGCTCCAGCAGTATGGGAATGATGTCAATACTGTAGAAGAGAACATACAGGCACATGAAGCGGTCTTTGCCGAGACGCCATTCAATGCCGATGACCTGCCGCATATCCTTGAGGAAGAGCAAAAACTCATTTCCTTCATCGAAGAGAAGATCTCCAACAAAGGGAAACTGAACACGACCATTGCCTACATGACCGAGAACCTGGAAAAAAGGCAGGAACAGGAAAAGAAGATGGAAGGTACCATGCAGGAGTGGGAGCGCTGGCAAAGACTCTCCAGTGTTATGCCTGCCAACAGCCTGAGAGACTTTGCATTGCAGACCATGTTCGACCTGCTTATCAGGTTCGCCAACCAGCAGCTGTCTAAGATAACTTCCAGATACGCACTCAGGGCAGTGGATATGAAGGACATGCTCGTGCTCGACCTGTGGAACGCCGGCGAGGAGCGCCCTGTCGAAACACTGTCCGGGGGCGAGTCCTTCCTTGTCAGCCTGTCCCTGGCACTGGCACTCTCAGAACTGAGCAGCGGCCGTTCCAGACTGGAATCCCTGTTCCTGGACGAGGGCTTCGGCACGCTGGACTCGGAAACGCTGGATGCCGCCCTGTGTGCACTGGAGAGCCTGAGACTATCGGGCAAGACCGTGGGGGTTATCAGCCACATTGACCAGCTGACCAGGCGGATGCCGGTCAGGATAGATGTGGAACGGGCAGGGAACGGTACCTCCACTGTACAGGTGAGAGGATAACATGACACTTCCAGAACTGCTCCTGGGATTGAAGGACAAACAGCTTGATGCGGTTAAACGCACCACAGGACCGCTTTTGATACTGGCAGGTGCGGGTACGGGCAAGACCACCACCATCACGGCAAAGATCGCATATATGGTACAGGAAATGGGCATTGACCCGGCCCAGATACTTGCCCTTACTTTTTCCCGGGAAGCTGCCGCCAACATGAACAGCAAGGTAGAGCAGTTACTGGGCGGAGCATCCGAGGTGCATGTGAGCACCTTCCACTCTTTTTGTGCAGAGATCATCAGGGAGAATGCTGATAAGTGCGGTGTGCCTGCCGAGTTTGCCATCCTGGATGATGTGGATACTGCCATTATAATGCACACTGACCTGAAAGTATCGATAAAAGATGCATTATTGTATACCAATTCCATCTCAAAGGCCAAGGACCTGAACATCACTGTTGACATGCTTCAGGAGTTCCTGGACCGTAAGAAGCAAAGCCTGCTTGCTATCGTGCATGATGAAACAAGCTGGGACCAGACCTATTCCCGCAACACCACCAGGCTCAATACCTTCCACCTGCTGGACAAAGAAGAACAAAAAGTACGCACAGGCGAGAAAAAGACCTGGATAGCGTTCAATGAAGTATATGCCGAGTATGCCAGGTACCGGGACCTGATACGCACATGGGTCCGGTACGAGAGCAGGAAAGCAAAACGCGGTGCCCTGGACTACGGCGACCTGAACAAAAAGGCAATGGAATTCCTGAACATCTATGGCGCGCAGCAGGTCAATGAACGGTACCGTTACATCATCATTGACGAGTTCCAGGATACCAATTATGTCCAGTTCGAACTTATCAGGATGCTGGCCGGGAACGAGCACAATGTCACGGTCGTGGCAGACCCCAACCAGACTATCTACGCATTCAGGGGTGCGTATACCAACAATATCCAGGAGTTCATGAAGTATTTCACGATACTGCCCGGTGACGTACTATCCCTCGATGTAAGTTTCAGGTCAACCGATAAGATACTCAGGGTATCCCACAAGCTTATCAAACTGAACTATTCCCAGAACACCATGGACCTCTGTATCCAGCTGCACAACCATGCAGGTGTGGACGGCGATGATGTCAGGATAGTGGAAACTGCTGACGAGAACGAGGAGGCAAGGTATGTCGTGGAGCAGATAGAAGCATGCCTGGATACGGGTATGACCCCTTCGGACATTGCCGTATTGTACCGCACCCATGCACAGGGCCGCAAAGTAAAACGGGCACTTGAGAGCAGAGGGCACAGTATCCGGGTAAAGGACGATACTGATTTCATGAAACAGGCCGAGATCAAGACCGCACTTGCCTACCTCTACGTGCTGGATAATATCGTCCGTCCCAGAGCAAGGGGTACCGAGAGCTGGTGGCGGCTGTTCCACTATAACCATGCCCTGGGTACGGCAGATTCCATTCGTATCGGCGAATACCTGAAAAAACACAGGGTATCGTTCCAGGAAGCCATATATCACCATTTGAACGCACTGAACCTGTCCCCCCGGGGACTGAAGGTTGTCAGGCAGATGAAACAGCGCATCGGGGCTTTGAAAGAAAAACGTATCCTGGACGTGTCCGACATTGTGCTCGAGGTACTGGATGCATCGGGCCTGAGCCGCCAGTTCACCCACGAGAACACCAGACAGAACAGGGAAGCCATGATGAACCTGCGCAATCTCTACGAGATGGCCGTGAAATTCGAGACCTCACATGGCAGGGACCTTAGCGAGTTCATCGCATACCTGGAGATACTGGACGAGATGGGTAAGAACCCGTCTGCTTCCCGCATTTCAGAGGATAATGCCGTGAACCTGATGAGCATACATTCCTCAAAAGGCCTGGAGTTCAAAGCAGTATTTGTGATCAACATGGCAAAGGACCGGTTCCCCCTCTTCAAGGGCGGTGTGGAGCCTCTTATCCCCCTGGAAATGATGGAACACTACCGGGACCTGTTACAGCAGGATTTCAGTTCAGATAATCAGCGCTCAAAAGCCCTCAGTGAGAGAAAACGGGAGATAAAACTCGAAGAGGAACGCAGGCTGTGTTACGTGGCCATGACCAGGGCCAGGCAGCAGCTTACCCTTACCCTGGCCGGGCAATACGATGGCAGGGAGCGCCAGCCTTCTGAGTTCATACAGGACCTGGGATAT of ANME-2 cluster archaeon contains these proteins:
- a CDS encoding AAA family ATPase, producing the protein MKLLSLRLRNINSFRTDIHLDFTVEPLSSTSLFAITGPTGSGKTTLLDAISVAMYNRTPRLDGSGTSNPVNLLSQGANEGIAEVIFRAGGMEYLAQWRARRNKKGDIKTEVELHNAVTGELITNRRRGKGSHDRCDMSVEEAVTDILGMDFYAFKRSILLAQGDFAAFLKATADERRQILEATTGMGLFEQLKKNLKLHLDKARNEHDLAGAGMEKIPHVTPEDIQVVKEELSGLESELHQLNVSRISVQEEKAREQRRVNAFKELEENRQRQQDLLTKQQEMDALQHEMQRAQQAADIRSELESYKTEKKRLEDLQTELEKGRIEQDKAQQQRSEAKSKYDTSILEFETFREEAGQKRETYNEAAVLETRAREQRDEADKRQLEADTLNAKLDELKKLIEQKNAEILALETQLASDREYLKHNPLPDDADDLLTRASQIAAQLGEMAKALGQKQELLAREQSEHRAKIAELKKDLEERTTLDARKNDTLAHLDTKEKALGPLTVEGDEHYWRTISSAWDEVRDAGVRFLESYDRLSATFDKTLSTPAVNTFNETLHVFKHRTELQNQQLLRAEEKVKRCLAEEKAIAATNQADILRREHLTAGEPCPVCGSTEHPDAGKFEPEGSGSIDVARKNVGVAEAERETVKKEIDSTVHELTVLARSRVKACSERLSGIETLVKEKESTQNELKLIEQQLQANSNNIETLNRQIESTQQKMQGISAEIQTIEEDITTSNEQFRVIIPPAFADELPVSALATCKQHISNARKCLSRLEQNGSKVGELNVFVVERTRSLEEDTVRHNSLLETAAGYRVEGSRLLEQVRDMTGGMGVDAARSTLEASLEKKEELRNAIHEDYKLSETQLTDITARLKEQGAELDRTRNACETARSVYIQALEDAGFESTEAHLACFREVAWQNETKQVLQQYGNDVNTVEENIQAHEAVFAETPFNADDLPHILEEEQKLISFIEEKISNKGKLNTTIAYMTENLEKRQEQEKKMEGTMQEWERWQRLSSVMPANSLRDFALQTMFDLLIRFANQQLSKITSRYALRAVDMKDMLVLDLWNAGEERPVETLSGGESFLVSLSLALALSELSSGRSRLESLFLDEGFGTLDSETLDAALCALESLRLSGKTVGVISHIDQLTRRMPVRIDVERAGNGTSTVQVRG
- a CDS encoding ATP-dependent helicase: MTLPELLLGLKDKQLDAVKRTTGPLLILAGAGTGKTTTITAKIAYMVQEMGIDPAQILALTFSREAAANMNSKVEQLLGGASEVHVSTFHSFCAEIIRENADKCGVPAEFAILDDVDTAIIMHTDLKVSIKDALLYTNSISKAKDLNITVDMLQEFLDRKKQSLLAIVHDETSWDQTYSRNTTRLNTFHLLDKEEQKVRTGEKKTWIAFNEVYAEYARYRDLIRTWVRYESRKAKRGALDYGDLNKKAMEFLNIYGAQQVNERYRYIIIDEFQDTNYVQFELIRMLAGNEHNVTVVADPNQTIYAFRGAYTNNIQEFMKYFTILPGDVLSLDVSFRSTDKILRVSHKLIKLNYSQNTMDLCIQLHNHAGVDGDDVRIVETADENEEARYVVEQIEACLDTGMTPSDIAVLYRTHAQGRKVKRALESRGHSIRVKDDTDFMKQAEIKTALAYLYVLDNIVRPRARGTESWWRLFHYNHALGTADSIRIGEYLKKHRVSFQEAIYHHLNALNLSPRGLKVVRQMKQRIGALKEKRILDVSDIVLEVLDASGLSRQFTHENTRQNREAMMNLRNLYEMAVKFETSHGRDLSEFIAYLEILDEMGKNPSASRISEDNAVNLMSIHSSKGLEFKAVFVINMAKDRFPLFKGGVEPLIPLEMMEHYRDLLQQDFSSDNQRSKALSERKREIKLEEERRLCYVAMTRARQQLTLTLAGQYDGRERQPSEFIQDLGYDNWRAQDTPVIEIPDITYIHDTDISSEDMITSNELERTKAQRKKLILETLDSGSFEENLGHVLTYHALRDNNETDYREVIHNKWDELNPAGHVHELLERCRSNEGLPVPPGLTFSVTSVNTYSKCPKMYELKQVLGMPTRAEERSDGAMNVGSFVHRVLEMAVRQKISTREQLDSIVTSLTQQDTWKWVDRELARPLLDVFWKRNRHTIPNNLMVEKMFSVQLDKHIFTGFIDRVDLVPGSDNAVEIIDYKTGKEPDPVERSRQLLLYAEGFRHLYPEYSVRKLTLELLSQQKPRVYELQDGEYVSSRVQPLDKGVIPEMVDVANRIIHDHQYGFSRCDDDKQCKKCGYKLYCDYDAGKTSGTSIS